The following coding sequences lie in one Xiphias gladius isolate SHS-SW01 ecotype Sanya breed wild chromosome 24, ASM1685928v1, whole genome shotgun sequence genomic window:
- the LOC120786717 gene encoding lens fiber membrane intrinsic protein-like — MFPLKKSCSAAAPLSQLKMYSFMGGGLFCAIVGNILLVVSTVTDYWMQYRLSGNYAHQGLWRYCMSNKCYMQTDSIAYWNATRAFMILSGMSCFAGIIAGIMSFAHFSSFERFNRSFAAGIMFFVSTFFVLLGMAIYTGVTVNFLGRRFGDWRFSWSYILGLVAMLMTFFAGIFYICAYRMCECRRGTGSR; from the exons ATGTTTCCACTAAAGAAGAG TTGCTCTGCAGCAGCCCCCTTATCTCAGCTCAAGATGTATAGCTTCATGGGAGGGGGCCTGTTCTGCGCTATTGTGGGCAATATCCTGTTGGTGGTCTCCACTGTAACTGACTACTGGATGCAGTACCGTCTCTCTGGAAACTATGCCCACCAGGGTCTGTGGAGGTACTGCATGTCCAACAAGTGCTACATGCAGACTGATAGCATAG CTTACTGGAACGCCACCAGGGCTTTCATGATCCTCTCAGGGATGTCGTGCTTTGCAGGCATCATTGCCGGCATCATGTCCTTTGCACACTTCTCCTCCTTTGAAAGGTTCAACCGCTCCTTTGCTGCAGGAATCATGTTTTTCGTCTCCA CTTTCTTTGTTCTGCTGGGTATGGCCATCTATACTGGAGTGACAGTCAACTTCCTTGGAAGGCGCTTCGGTGACTGGCGCTTCTCCTGGTCCTACATACTTGGCTTGGTCGCCATGCTTATGACCTTTTTTGCAG GTATTTTCTACATATGTGCCTACAGAATGTGTGAATGCAGGAGGGGAACTGGCTCACGCTAG
- the LOC120786389 gene encoding ubiquilin-4-like yields the protein MTRKLTADPSCSIGGVKMADQGAADPGNNNNNKPEASEGTIIKVTVKTPKDKEEIAIAEDASVTQFKEEISRRFKAKQDQLVLIFAGKILKDGDSLSQHGIKDGLTVHLVIKTAHKAGDGGSTSASSSASAQAGSTSTSSPGTNPSSTAGSTGSAPPPTQTPNILTGFGDLASLAGLGMGSANFMELQQQMQRQLMSNPEMLSQIMENPLVQNMMSNPDLMRQMIMANPQMQQLMERNPEISHMLNNPELMRQTMELARNPAMMQEMMRNQDRALSNLESIPGGYNALRRMYTDIQEPMFSAAREQFGSNPFSALGGSSESGAQPSRTENREPLPNPWGPPNSSNPSESGGGTTGSTSTTGGTNPSVSNPLGINPGSLGNGMFNSPGMQSLLQQISENPQLMQNMLSAPYMRSMMQSLAQNPELASQVLMNNPLFAGNPQLQEQFRAQLPIFLQQMQNPEALSVMTNPRAMQALMQIQQGLQTLQTEAPGLMPSLMSGGIPGIPTGGGMPTENPASSPSSAGTNTAQQQLMQQMLQMFAGGGGGGSATTQTPEVRFQSQLDQLNAMGFINREANLQALIATGGDINAAIERLLGSQPS from the exons ATGACCCGGAAGCTGACGGCAGACCCGAGCTGTTCCATTGGTGGAGTAAAGATGGCTGATCAAGGCGCCGCAGATCCTggtaataacaacaataataaacctGAAGCCTCGGAGGGAACTATTATTAAGGTCACAGTGAAAACCCcgaaagacaaagaagagatCGCCATCGCAGAGGATGCCTCTGTCACTCAG TTCAAAGAAGAGATCTCGAGGCGGTTCAAAGCCAAACAGGACCAGTTGGTTCTGATTTTTGCAGGGAAGATCTTGAAGGACGGCGACAGCCTCAGCCAACATGGCATCAAAGATGGCCTGACAGTTCACCTAGTCATTAAGACAGCACACAA GGCAGGAGATGGTGGTAGCACCTCGGCCTCTAGCTCAGCCTCCGCTCAAGCAGGCAGTACATCCACCTCTAGTCCAGGCACCAACCCCTCCTCCACAGCAGGCTCTACTGGCTCTGCCCCACCTCCCACACAGACGCCCAACATACTGA CTGGCTTTGGTGACTTGGCGAGTCTGGCTGGACTGGGCATGGGCTCGGCTAACTTCATggaactgcagcagcaaatgcAGAGGCAGCTCATGTCCAACCCAGAGATGCTTTCTCAGATCATGGAGAACCCGCTGGTGCAGAACATGATGTCCAACCCAGACCTGATGAGGCAGATGATCATGGCCAATCCTCAGATGCAACAGCTGATGGAACGCAACCCTGAGATCTCCCACATGCTCAACAACCCTGAGCTCATGAGACAG ACCATGGAGCTGGCCAGGAACCCCGCCATGATGCAGGAAATGATGCGGAACCAGGACCGGGCTCTGAGCAATTTGGAGAGCATCCCAGGAGGTTACAATGCCTTGCGGAGGATGTACACAGACATCCAGGAACCCATGTTCAGTGCTGCCAGGGAACAG TTTGGTAGCAACCCGTTCTCAGCTCTAGGTGGCAGCTCTGAGTCTGGTGCCCAGCCATCACGGACAGAGAACCGGGAGCCCCTGCCCAATCCGTGGGGCCCACCAAATTCTTCTAACCCCTCTGAGAGTGGAGGGGGGACCACAGGAAGCACTAGCACCACTGGGGGCACCAACCCCAGTGTGTCCAACCCTCTGGGCATAAATCCTGGCAGTTTGGGCAACG GCATGTTCAACAGCCCGGGCATGCAGAGTCTATTGCAGCAGATCTCAGAAAACCCTCAGCTGATGCAGAACATGCTGTCTGCTCCCTACATGCGCAGTATGATGCAGTCACTGGCTCAAAACCCAGAGTTGGCCTCCCAG GTTTTGATGAATAACCCCTTGTTTGCTGGAAACCCACAGCTGCAGGAACAGTTCAGAGCTCAGCTGCCAATCTTTCTGCAGCAG ATGCAAAACCCAGAAGCCCTGTCAGTGATGACCAACCCCCGGGCCATGCAAGCTCTAATGCAGATCCAACAGGGTCTACAGACACTGCAGACAGAAGCACCAGGCCTCATGCCCAG TTTGATGTCAGGTGGAATTCCTGGCATACCCACAGGAGGGGGCATGCCCACAGAGAACCCAGCCTCCTCACCCAGCAGTGCAGGAACAAACACCGCCCAGCAGCAGCTGATGCAACAGATGCTCCAGATGTTtgctggaggaggtggaggaggaagtgcaacg ACCCAGACCCCGGAGGTGCGGTTCCAGTCCCAGCTGGACCAGCTGAACGCAATGGGCTTCATCAACCGTGAGGCCAACCTGCAGGCCCTCATCGCTACTGGAGGAGACATCAACGCCGCTATTGAGAGACTGCTGGGCTCACAGCCCTCGTAA
- the LOC120786390 gene encoding ras-related protein Rab-25-like: MGSDDSYNFVFKVVLIGESGVGKSNLLSRFTKNEFSHDSRTTIGVEFSTRTVQLDNFIIKAQIWDTAGLERYRAITSAYYRGAVGALLVYDISKHLTYESAERWLKELYDHADPHIVVMLVGNKRDLDTLRTVPTEEAKDFAEKRGLMFMETSALDSTNVEAAFNEVLTAIQKKVSSREVTRGSISAVTLSSPVGPTSEAQEERRGCCKSS, encoded by the exons ATGGGGTCTGATGACTCGTacaattttgtctttaaag TGGTTTTGATAGGGGAGTCTGGCGTAGGAAAAAGCAACCTTCTCTCTCGCTTCACCAAGAATGAGTTCAGTCACGACAGTCGTACAACCATCGGTGTGGAGTTCAGCACGCGGACCGTTCAGCTTGACAACTTCATCATCAAAGCTCAAATCTGGGACACAGCGGGGCTGGAGCGCTACAGGGCTATCACCTCAGC GTATTACAGGGGAGCAGTTGGAGCACTGTTGGTCTATGACATTAGCAAGCACCTGACCTATGAGAGCGCAGAGCGATGGCTGAAAGAGCTGTATGACCATGCCGACCCTCACATCGTGGTCATGCTGGTGGGAAATAAGAGAGACCTGGACACCCTCAGGACTGTGCCCACAGAGGAAGCCAAGGACTTTGCAG AGAAGAGAGGTCTTATGTTTATGGAAACATCAGCGCTGGACTCCACAAATGTCGAAGCCGCTTTCAATGAAGTCCTCACTG CCATCCAGAAGAAGGTGTCTAGCAGAGAGGTGACCCGTGGCTCCATTAGTGCTGTAACTCTATCCAGCCCCGTCGGACCGACCAGCGAGGCACAAGAGGAGCGCAGAGGCTGCTGCAAGAGCTCCTAA